The nucleotide window GGCAGTGACCAGTACCAGCGCCAAAATGCGGAAAGTGCGGATAATCAGGCAGTGCGTACCGTTGCCGAAGGCGCTGCCAAACTGGAAGTTAACCTCAAAGATTACCTGGATACCGGGCTGTTTTTGGATCATCGCCCCTTGCGGCGTCTGGTTCACCAAAAAGCGGCGGGTAAGTCATTGCTTAACCTGTTTTGCTACACCGCCAGCATCAGTGTGCAGGCCGCCTTAGGGGGTGCCAGCCGCAGTTTGAGTGTGGATATGTCGCCCACCTACCTGGATTGGGCGCGGCGCAATTTTGAACTCAATGGTCTTGATCTCAACAAGCACCAGCTGGAGCGTGCCGATTGTTTGAAATGGCTGCAGGAGGCCTCTGAGGGGGATCAGCGTTACGATGTGATCGTGCTCGATCCACCCACGTTCTCCAACTCCAAGAAAATGGAAGGGGTGTTGGATATCCAGCGGGATCACGGCTTGCTGATTCGCCAGTGCGTACGCCTGTTGGCAGCCGGTGGTGAGCTGTACTTTTCCAACAATTTCCGTCGTTTTCAGATGGATGGAGATGTGCTCAGCTTTCTGGATGTGGAAGATATTACCCGGGACACCATCGACCCGGATTTTCAGCGCAACTCGAAGATTCACAATTGCTGGCGCATTAAGCGGCGGGGCGAGTAGGGGTTAACGTCATGGCCTCACAGCTTGTTTTATATACCGGCCCTCATTGCTCTTTGTGCGAGAAGGCCAAACAAGTGATCTACCCGGTGATTGCCGCCACCGGTCATCAGCTGATAGAGCGTGACATCACCAGTGATGTGAGTTGGTTGCGGCAATACCGCACCAGCATACCTGTTGTGGCTGTGGATGATCGCGAATTGAATTGGCCGTTTGACCAAGAGCATCTGTACCAATTTATGCAGATATCATAAAGTTTGTGGTGACTATTTAGCTTAACAAGAGTAACTAACAACAGTGGGGGGCTGTTATGGCCAAGCGTGTTTACCTGTTTAACGAAGGCAGCAAGGACGATAAAGAGTTATTGGGCGGCAAAGGTGCCAACCTGTGCGAAATGACCAATCTTGGGCTGCCTGTTCCCTACGGTTTTGTGATTACCACACCCACTTGCCAGGAATTTTTTGATTCGGGCAATCAACTGCCGCCACAGCTGGATCAGGAATACCGTGTTGCCCTTGAGCTGGTGGAGCAAGAAATGGGTGCGCGCTTTGGTGACCCGGAAAACCCGCTGCTTTTCTCCGTGCGTTCCGGGGCGGCGATCTCCATGCCGGGGATGATGAACACCATCCTTAACCTTGGTCTGAACGACGATATCGCTGCCGGGTTGGCGAAAAAGACTGCCAACCCTCGCTTTGCCTACGACTGCTATCGGCGCTTTATCCAGATGTTTGGGGATGTGGTGTTGGGTGTCGATGGTGAAAAGTTTGAGCACGAAATCGAAGCCTACAAAAAGGCACACGGCAAAGCCCAGGATGTTGATATGACTGCCGAAGACTGGCAGGCCGTTATCAACACTTTCAAAACCCTGGTGGACTTCCCTCAGGACCCTTACGAACAACTGCGTCTTGCCATCGAAGCGGTGTTCCTGTCCTGGTATACCC belongs to bacterium SCSIO 12696 and includes:
- a CDS encoding glutaredoxin family protein — its product is MASQLVLYTGPHCSLCEKAKQVIYPVIAATGHQLIERDITSDVSWLRQYRTSIPVVAVDDRELNWPFDQEHLYQFMQIS